In one window of Eubalaena glacialis isolate mEubGla1 chromosome 13, mEubGla1.1.hap2.+ XY, whole genome shotgun sequence DNA:
- the HIRIP3 gene encoding HIRA-interacting protein 3 isoform X2 — MARENEMQEFTRSFFQGRPDLSTLTHSIVRRRFLAHAGRDHLEPEEKQALKRLVEEELLKMQVDEAGGREKRLDVAKKAKRSPIPCRDPARKRFRFNSESEPSSAASSPDCFGLPAKNGMAAEVSPAEDENPKRASKKAIEESSDEEEQQRDLTAKMGLEKEEVKGSSEEEEEGSARKSKVWKEESSEEEEDEEKEEKEEEEKESKGRIRKKPGTKNRQAPGKASASRKQVREESEDSEERAQGPGKKAEGKKGAKSHQESEKESEEETLAKKKENREEEEEWKLTAQSSGGQRSSSREERSCKQKSRAARLLGYPGDREEQKERSAAGSGDSSGEDEEPLVQRKSKDSTQWKGGKRQSESSEEDGENSWRKMTPTTGKTANVGTINGEASDSEKEVSDSEAEGTPKKERKNRSSKKSSKKGRTRSSSSSSTDGSPEHKGRKAGSGRPGEDHPSVMRLKRYIRACGAHRNYKKLLGSCRSHKERLSVLRAELEALGMKGNPSLEKCRVLKEQREEAAEVASLDITNIISGSGRPRRRTAWNPAGEAAPPGELYHRTLDSEEERPRPPPPDWSHMRGIISSDGESN; from the exons ATGGCTCGGGAGAATGAGATGCAGGAGTTCACCCGTAGCTTCTTCCAAGGCCGCCCGGACCTCAG CACGCTTACGCACTCCATCGTGCGGCGGAGGTTCTTGGCTCACGCTGGCCGCGACCACCTGGAACCCGAGGAGAAGCAGGCGCTGAAGCGGCTAGTGGAGGAGGAGCTGCTGAAGATGCAG GTGGATGAAGCGGGTGGCAGGGAAAAGAGGCTCGACGTTGCCAAGAAGGCCAAGAGGTCTCCCATCCCCTGCCGTGACCCAGCGAGAAAAAGGTTCCGTTTCAATTCGGAGTCAG AGCCCAGCTCTGCAGCCTCCAGTCCAGACTGCTTCGGCCTCCCAGCAAAGAATGGGATGGCAGCAGAAGTCAGTCCAGCTGAGGATGAGAATCCAAAGCGAGCCTCAAAGAAAGCAATTGAGGAGAGCAGTGATGAGGAAGAACAGCAGAGAGACCTGACTGCAAAGATGGGATTAGAGAAGGAGGAGGTGAAGGGGAgcagtgaggaggaggaagagggctcTGCCAGAAAGAGTAAGGTCTGGAAAGAAGAAAGcagtgaggaagaggaagatgaggaaaaggaagagaaggaggaggaggaaaaggagtccAAGGGCAGGATTAGGAAGAAGCCTGGGACAAAGAACAGGCAGGCACCAGGCAAGGCCTCAGCCAGTAGGAAACAGGTCAGGGAGGAGAGTGAAGACAGTGAGGAACGTGCCCAGGGGCCAGGAAAgaaggcagagggaaagaaaggagctAAAAGCCACCAGGAAAGTGAAAAGGAGAGTGAGGAGGAGACCCTAgccaagaagaaagagaacagagaggaagaagaggagtggAAACTCACAGCCCAGAGCAGTGGAGGTCAAAGGTCCTCCTCTCGGGAGGAGAGGAGCTGTAAGCAGAAAAGCAGGGCAGCAAGACTGCTGGGATACCCGGGGGACAGAGAGGAACAGAAGGAAAGATCAGCAGCAGGCAGTGGGGATAGCAGTGGGGAAGATGAAGAGCCCCTAGTGCAGAGGAAGAGCAAAGACAGCACCCAgtggaagggtgggaaaaggcAGAGTGAAAGCAGTGAGGAGGATGGGGAAAACAGCTGGAGAAAGATGACACCAACTACTGGAAAGACAGCCAACGTGGGCACTATCAATGGTGAAGCAAGTGACTCGGAGAAGGAGGTGAGTGACAGCGAGGCAGAGGGGACCcccaagaaggagagaaagaaccgCTCTTCCAAGAAGAGCTCCAAGAAAGGCAGGACACgaagctcctcctcctcttccacagATGGCAGTCCAGAACATAAAGGCAGGAAG GCTGGCTCTGGTCGCCCTGGTGAGGACCACCCGTCTGTGATGAGGCTAAAGCGCTACATTCGGGCCTGTGGGGCTCATCGAAACTACAAGAAGCTGCTGGGCTCCTGCCGTTCACACAAGGAACGCCTGAGTGTTCTCCGGGCAGAGCTGGAAGCCCTGGGCATGAAGG GTAACCCTTCCTTAGAGAAGTGTCGGGTCCTGAAGGAGCAGCGGGAAGAGGCAGCTGAGGTAGCCTCCTTGGACATTACCAACATCATCAGTGGTTCAG GCCGGCCACGCAGACGCACAGCCTGGAACCCTGCAGGAGAAGCAGCCCCACCGGGGGAGCTATACCACAGGACCCTGGACTCAGAGGAAGAgcggccccgccccccacccccagactggTCACATATGCGTGGCATCATCAGCAGTGATGGCGAGAGCAACTGA
- the HIRIP3 gene encoding HIRA-interacting protein 3 isoform X1: protein MARENEMQEFTRSFFQGRPDLSTLTHSIVRRRFLAHAGRDHLEPEEKQALKRLVEEELLKMQVDEAGGREKRLDVAKKAKRSPIPCRDPARKRFRFNSESEPSSAASSPDCFGLPAKNGMAAEVSPAEDENPKRASKKAIEESSDEEEQQRDLTAKMGLEKEEVKGSSEEEEEGSARKSKVWKEESSEEEEDEEKEEKEEEEKESKGRIRKKPGTKNRQAPGKASASRKQVREESEDSEERAQGPGKKAEGKKGAKSHQESEKESEEETLAKKKENREEEEEWKLTAQSSGGQRSSSREERSCKQKSRAARLLGYPGDREEQKERSAAGSGDSSGEDEEPLVQRKSKDSTQWKGGKRQSESSEEDGENSWRKMTPTTGKTANVGTINGEASDSEKEAGSGRPGEDHPSVMRLKRYIRACGAHRNYKKLLGSCRSHKERLSVLRAELEALGMKGNPSLEKCRVLKEQREEAAEVASLDITNIISGSGRPRRRTAWNPAGEAAPPGELYHRTLDSEEERPRPPPPDWSHMRGIISSDGESN, encoded by the exons ATGGCTCGGGAGAATGAGATGCAGGAGTTCACCCGTAGCTTCTTCCAAGGCCGCCCGGACCTCAG CACGCTTACGCACTCCATCGTGCGGCGGAGGTTCTTGGCTCACGCTGGCCGCGACCACCTGGAACCCGAGGAGAAGCAGGCGCTGAAGCGGCTAGTGGAGGAGGAGCTGCTGAAGATGCAG GTGGATGAAGCGGGTGGCAGGGAAAAGAGGCTCGACGTTGCCAAGAAGGCCAAGAGGTCTCCCATCCCCTGCCGTGACCCAGCGAGAAAAAGGTTCCGTTTCAATTCGGAGTCAG AGCCCAGCTCTGCAGCCTCCAGTCCAGACTGCTTCGGCCTCCCAGCAAAGAATGGGATGGCAGCAGAAGTCAGTCCAGCTGAGGATGAGAATCCAAAGCGAGCCTCAAAGAAAGCAATTGAGGAGAGCAGTGATGAGGAAGAACAGCAGAGAGACCTGACTGCAAAGATGGGATTAGAGAAGGAGGAGGTGAAGGGGAgcagtgaggaggaggaagagggctcTGCCAGAAAGAGTAAGGTCTGGAAAGAAGAAAGcagtgaggaagaggaagatgaggaaaaggaagagaaggaggaggaggaaaaggagtccAAGGGCAGGATTAGGAAGAAGCCTGGGACAAAGAACAGGCAGGCACCAGGCAAGGCCTCAGCCAGTAGGAAACAGGTCAGGGAGGAGAGTGAAGACAGTGAGGAACGTGCCCAGGGGCCAGGAAAgaaggcagagggaaagaaaggagctAAAAGCCACCAGGAAAGTGAAAAGGAGAGTGAGGAGGAGACCCTAgccaagaagaaagagaacagagaggaagaagaggagtggAAACTCACAGCCCAGAGCAGTGGAGGTCAAAGGTCCTCCTCTCGGGAGGAGAGGAGCTGTAAGCAGAAAAGCAGGGCAGCAAGACTGCTGGGATACCCGGGGGACAGAGAGGAACAGAAGGAAAGATCAGCAGCAGGCAGTGGGGATAGCAGTGGGGAAGATGAAGAGCCCCTAGTGCAGAGGAAGAGCAAAGACAGCACCCAgtggaagggtgggaaaaggcAGAGTGAAAGCAGTGAGGAGGATGGGGAAAACAGCTGGAGAAAGATGACACCAACTACTGGAAAGACAGCCAACGTGGGCACTATCAATGGTGAAGCAAGTGACTCGGAGAAGGAG GCTGGCTCTGGTCGCCCTGGTGAGGACCACCCGTCTGTGATGAGGCTAAAGCGCTACATTCGGGCCTGTGGGGCTCATCGAAACTACAAGAAGCTGCTGGGCTCCTGCCGTTCACACAAGGAACGCCTGAGTGTTCTCCGGGCAGAGCTGGAAGCCCTGGGCATGAAGG GTAACCCTTCCTTAGAGAAGTGTCGGGTCCTGAAGGAGCAGCGGGAAGAGGCAGCTGAGGTAGCCTCCTTGGACATTACCAACATCATCAGTGGTTCAG GCCGGCCACGCAGACGCACAGCCTGGAACCCTGCAGGAGAAGCAGCCCCACCGGGGGAGCTATACCACAGGACCCTGGACTCAGAGGAAGAgcggccccgccccccacccccagactggTCACATATGCGTGGCATCATCAGCAGTGATGGCGAGAGCAACTGA
- the TAOK2 gene encoding serine/threonine-protein kinase TAO2 isoform X3 — MNAMSALYHIAQNESPVLQSGHWSEYFRNFVDSCLQKIPQDRPTSEVLLKHRFVLRERPPTVIMDLIQRTKDAVRELDNLQYRKMKKILFQEAPNGPGAEAPEEEEEAEPYMHRAGTLTSLESSHSVPSMSISASSQSSSVNSLADASDNEEEEEEEEEEEEEEEGPEAREMAMMQEGEHTVTSHSSIIHRLPGSDNLYDDPYQPEMTPGPLQPPAAPAPTSTTSSARRRAYCRNRDHFATIRTASLVSRQIQEHEQDSALREQLSGYKRMRRQHQKQLLALESRLRGEREEHSARLQRELEAQRAGFGAEAEKLSRRHQAIGEKEARAAQAEERKFQQHILGQQKKELAALLEAQKRTYKLRKEQLKEELQENPSTPKREKAEWLLRQKEQLQQCQAEEEAGLLRRQRQYFELQCRQYKRKMLLARHSLDQDLLREDLNKKQTQKDLECALLLRQHEATRELELRQLQAVQRTRAELTRLQHQTELGNQLEYNKRREQELRQKHAAQVRQQPKSLKVRAGQRPLGLPLPIPGALGPPNTGTPREEQSCSSGQEADQRILGEEEEAVPERRILGKEGAALEPEEQRMLGEESGAPSPSPQKRRSLVDEEVWGLPEQEIEELRVPSPAPQERSIVGQEASGEWRLWGKEDGSLLDEEFELGWVQGPTLTPVPEEEEEEEEGAPFRTPRDPGDGCPSPDIPPEPPPTHLRPSPTSQLPGLLSHGLLAGLSFAVGSSSGLLPLLLLLLLPLLAAQGGGGLQAALLALEVGLVGLGASYLLLCTALHLPPSLFLLLAQGTALGAVLSLSWRRGLMGVPLGLGAAWLLAWPGLALPLAAVAAGGKWVRQQGPRMRRGISRLWLRALLRLSPMAFRALQGCGAVGDRGLFALYPKTNKDGFRSRLPVPGPRRGNPRTARHPLALLARFWALCKGWNWRLARASQGLATRLPPWAIHTLASWGLLRGERPSRIPRLLPRSQRRLGPPASHQPPPETLAGRRSRTRQSRALPPWR, encoded by the exons CACCGCTTTGTGCTCCGGGAGCGGCCACCCACAGTCATCATGGACTTAATCCAGAGGACCAAGGATGCTGTTCGGGAGCTGGACAACCTGCAGTACCGCAAAATGAAGAAGATACTGTTCCAAGAGGCGCCCAATGGCCCTGGCGCTGAGgccccagaggaggaggag GAGGCAGAGCCCTACATGCACCGGGCCGGGACGCTGACCAGTCTAGAGAGTAGCCATTCAGTGCCCAGCATGTCCATCAGCGCCTCCAGCCAGAGCAGCTCAGTCAACAGCCTAGCAGATGCCTCTGacaatgaggaggaggaggaggaggaggaggaggaggaggaggaggaagaaggcccTGAAGCCCGGGAGATGGCCATGATGCAGGAGGGCGAGCACACAGTCACCTCCCACAGCTCCATCATCCACCGGCTGCCG GGCTCTGACAACCTCTATGATGACCCCTACCAGCCAGAGATGACCCCAGGCCCTCTCCAGCCACCTGCAGCCCCGGCTCCCACATCCACCACCTCTTCTGCCCGCCGACGGGCCTACTGCCGCAACCGGGACCATTTTGCCACCATCCGTACTGCCTCCCTG GTCAGCCGTCAGATCCAGGAGCATGAGCAGGACTCAGCCCTGCGGGAGCAGCTGAGTGGCTATAAGCGGATGCGACGACAGCACCAGAAACAGCTGCTGGCGTTGGAGTCGAGGTTGAGGGGTGAGCGTGAGGAGCACAGTGCACGGCTGCAGCGGGAGCTCGAGGCACAGCGGGCTGGCTTTGGGGCTGAGGCCGAAAAGCTGTCAAGGCGGCACCAGGCTATCGGTGAGAAGGAGGCGCGAGCTGCCCAGGCTGAGGAGCGTAAGTTCCAGCAGCACATCCTCGGGCAGCAGAAGAAGGAGCTGGCCGCCCTGCTGGAGGCGCAGAAGCGAACCTACAAACTTCGGAAGGAGCAGCTGAAGGAG GAGCTCCAGGAGAACCCCAGCACACCCAAGCGGGAGAAGGCGGAGTGGCTTTTGCGGCAGAAGGAGCAGCTACAGCAGTGCCAGGcggaggaggaggctgggctgcTGCGGCGGCAGCGCCAGTACTTTGAGCTGCAGTGTCGCCAGTACAAGCGCAAGATGCTGCTGGCTCGTCACAGCCTGGACCAGGACCTGCTTCGAGAG GACTTGAAcaagaaacagacacagaaggACTTGGAGTGTGCGCTGCTGCTACGGCAGCATGAGGCCACACGGGAGCTGGAGCTACGGCAGCTCCAGGCCGTACAGCGCACACGGGCTGAGCTCACCCGCCTGCAGCACCAGACGGAGCTGGGCAACCAGCTGGAGTACAATAAGCGGCGTGAGCAAGAGTTGCGGCAGAAGCATGCGGCCCAGGTTCGCCAGCAGCCCAAGAGCCTCAAAGTACGTGCAGGCCAGCGTCCCCTGGGCCTCCCGCTCCCCATTCCTGGGGCTCTGGGACCACCTAACACAGGCACCCCTAGAGAAGAGCAGTCCTGCTCATCTGGCCAGGAGGCAGACCAAAGAAttctgggagaggaggaggaagcagttCCAGAGAGAAGGATTCTGGGGAAGGAAGGGGCTGCCTTGGAGCCAGAGGAGCAGAGGATGCTGGGAGAAGAGTCAGGAGCCCCTAGTCCCAGTCCACAGAAACGTAGGAGTTTGGTTGATGAGGAAGTTTGGGGGCTACCTGAGCAGGAGATAGAGGAGCTTAGAGTTCCATCCCCGGCACCCCAGGAGAGGAGCATTGTGGGCCAGGAGGCATCCGGGGAATGGAGGTTGTGGGGGAAGGAGGATGGTAGCCTCTTGGATGAGGAGTTTGAGCTTGGCTGGGTCCAGGGTCCAACACTGACCCCAGtccctgaggaggaggaggaagaggaggagggggctccATTTAGGACCCCGAGGGATCCTGGAGATGGCTGTCCCTCACCAGACATCCCCCCTGAACCCCCTCCAACACATCTGAGGCCCAGCCCTACTAGCCAGCTCCCTGGACTCCTGTCCCATGGCCTCTTGGCTGGACTCTCCTTTGCAGTGGGGTCCTCCTCTGGCCTCTTGCCCCTACTACTTCTGCTGCTGCTCCCACTGCTGGCGGCCCAGGGTGGGGGTGGCCTGCAGGCAGCCCTGCTGGCCCTTGAGGTGGGGCTGGTGGGCCTGGGGGCCTCCTACCTACTGCTTTGTACAGCTCTGCACCTGCCCCCCAGTCTATTCCTACTCCTGGCTCAGGGCACCGCACTGGGGGCCGTCCTCAGTCTGAGCTGGCGCCGAGGTCTTATGGGTGTCCCTCTGGGCCTTGGGGCTGCCTGGCTCCTAGCCTGGCCAGGCTTGGCTCTACCTCTGGCAGCTGTGGCAGCTGGGGGCAAATGGGTGCGGCAGCAGGGCCCTCGGATGCGCCGGGGCATCTCTCGACTCTGGTTGCGCGCTCTGCTGCGTCTGTCGCCCATGGCCTTCAGGGCCCTACAGGGCTGTGGGGCCGTGGGGGATCGGGGCCTATTTGCACTCTACCCCAAGACCAACAAGGATGGCTTCCGCAGCCGTCTGCCTGTCCCTGGGCCCCGGCGGGGTAATCCTCGCACTGCCCGACACCCACTAGCCCTGTTGGCAAGGTTTTGGGCCCTGTGCAAGGGCTGGAACTGGCGCCTGGCACGGGCCAGCCAAGGTTTAGCCACCCGCTTGCCCCCCTGGGCCATCCACACACTGGCCAGTTGGGGCCTGCTTCGGGGTGAGCGGCCCAGCCGTATCCCCCGGCTGCTACCACGCAGCCAGCGCCGGCTAGGCCCCCCTGCCTCCCACCAACCACCACCAGAGACTCTAGCTGGGCGGAGATCCCGAACCCGCCAGTCCCGGGCCCTGCCTCCCTGGAGGTAA